A genome region from Mercenaria mercenaria strain notata chromosome 11, MADL_Memer_1, whole genome shotgun sequence includes the following:
- the LOC128546582 gene encoding adenosine 5'-monophosphoramidase HINT1-like — protein MRFSEKNIPGSLNHSLQIKMADEVDDTIFGKIVRKEIPAKFLHEDEQCVVIKDIHPQAPHHFLVVSVKELRKLEDAVETDQQLLGHMMWVATKVAKEEGITNGYRIVINDGADGGQNVYHLHLHVLGGRKMNWPPG, from the exons ATGCGCTTTTCGGAAAAGAATATACCCGGTAGTTTAAATCATTCGTTGCAAATCAAAATGGCAGACGAAGTGGATGATacaatttttggcaaaattgTGCGGAAAGAAATACCCGCTAAATTCTTACACGAAGACGAACAg TGTGTAGTGATAAAAGATATTCATCCGCAAGCTCCTCATCACTTCCTGGTCGTCTCGGTAAAAGAGTTGAGGAAGCTGGAAGATGCTGTCGAGACAGACCAACAG ttacTTGGTCACATGATGTGGGTTGCTACAAAAGTTGCCAAAGAGGAAGGCATCACTAATGGTTACAGAATAGTTATTAACGACGGGGCAGATGGAGGCCAAAATGTTTACCATCTCCATCTACATGTGTTAGGAGGAAGAAAAATGAATTGGCCACCAGGATAA